One window of the Desulfovibrio sp. X2 genome contains the following:
- a CDS encoding zinc dependent phospholipase C family protein, producing the protein MPQELTHWLVARATAEALSGTAWEAPLAARPDVLLLGGVAHDALYYLPRWAPAACRRVPAVLGGQDGQDTHAVLRLAAGRFRAKPEPWLPAWLAGLATHVCADATFHPFIFWATGDYHHPDPALRTAAVQRHRALEALVSLHFLGGTSDGGGPGLARARSMSLGRRLRRARGVLPGIMRRGGLCEAAGVPEELRVPCQARAWRVFAGLQAAGRLPLLPEALYRARRFLPRGLREILALFFIPSMAAQLPRVQGGLAYRDPVTGEERRAGLDGLFAAAVGSAAELLRRMEPFVFGSAAWDLPPGLPLDGGTAGAMRHFAHPPLIEF; encoded by the coding sequence GTGCCCCAGGAACTGACGCACTGGCTGGTGGCCCGGGCCACGGCAGAGGCCCTGTCCGGCACGGCCTGGGAGGCGCCCCTGGCCGCCCGGCCCGACGTGCTGCTCCTGGGCGGCGTGGCGCACGACGCGCTCTACTACCTGCCGCGCTGGGCGCCCGCCGCCTGCCGCCGCGTGCCCGCGGTCCTGGGCGGGCAGGACGGCCAGGACACCCACGCCGTGCTCAGGCTCGCGGCCGGGCGCTTCCGCGCGAAGCCCGAGCCCTGGTTGCCCGCCTGGCTGGCCGGGCTGGCCACGCACGTCTGCGCGGACGCGACGTTTCACCCCTTCATCTTCTGGGCCACGGGCGACTACCACCATCCCGACCCGGCACTGCGCACGGCCGCGGTACAGCGCCACCGCGCCCTCGAAGCGCTCGTGAGCCTCCATTTCCTGGGCGGGACGAGCGACGGGGGAGGCCCCGGCCTCGCCCGCGCCCGGAGCATGTCCCTCGGCCGCCGGCTGCGCCGCGCGCGCGGCGTGCTGCCCGGGATCATGCGGCGCGGCGGCCTGTGCGAGGCCGCGGGCGTGCCCGAGGAGCTTCGCGTGCCCTGCCAGGCGCGGGCCTGGCGCGTCTTCGCCGGGCTGCAGGCCGCGGGCAGGCTGCCGCTCCTTCCGGAGGCGCTCTATCGCGCGCGGCGCTTCCTGCCGCGCGGCCTGCGCGAGATCCTGGCCCTGTTCTTCATCCCCTCCATGGCCGCGCAGCTGCCCCGGGTGCAGGGCGGACTGGCCTACCGCGACCCGGTCACGGGCGAGGAGCGGCGCGCCGGCCTGGACGGCCTCTTCGCCGCTGCCGTGGGCTCGGCCGCGGAGCTTCTGCGGCGCATGGAGCCCTTTGTCTTCGGCTCCGCCGCCTGGGACCTGCCGCCCGGCCTGCCGCTCGACGGCGGCACGGCAGGGGCGATGCGCCATTTCGCCCACCCGCCCCTGATCGAGTTCTGA